The Alosa sapidissima isolate fAloSap1 chromosome 8, fAloSap1.pri, whole genome shotgun sequence genome segment cctGAGGGCGATGAGCAGTGTGAGGCTAGCGGCCAGGCTGAGGGCGGAGAGGAGacccaggatgatgaggagcgTGTCTGGGTACAGCATCACGCCATCACGACGCTTCGGCACCGAGGGAAGGGTCATGATCGGCCGAGGGGTGGTCAGGGGAAGTGtggacactgagagagagagggagagagagatgaagagggaggaaaggagtgagggagagagagatgaagagggaggaaaggagtgaggaagagagagatgaagagggaggaagggagaaaagagagagggggaaaagagaatgaaagagagagaaagaaagagagataatgtCTGGAAATGGAGGATGAAGATGGACATTTGCATTGAGTGAGAATGGCGCAGAATCCTACAAACAACACTCCAAATAAAAACACCGGATGCAAGGATAGCATAAGGATAACAGTCTAACATGCATCTAACACCCGCTCCCAGAAATAGCTACACCCGCCATTTAAAACAACCAATGCCAAGGAGAAGAATAATGGGACGGCTGAATGAGCCAGGCATGATGGACACCCAGGCTGTAACATACATGTTCTGGGAAAATACAGAAACAGACGCTTTGGGAATTACCAAGCGGAATAAACACAGCTATCAACTGTGTGACTGTACACAGAGAACCTGCACGGTCTTTGCTACGCCTGACTCCACCACAGTCTCAtgctgctttcgagatgtctcgtaaatgtctcgtaaatccgccgcccgagttggaaagtgtaaattacccagctttcttgcggcattttgggcaggcacgcccactttacCTACGTacacgtgatcttcagaggctagccgggaggagctacaacagagggcagctcatcccggacagacaggctacagtctgcctgacgtgacttGCGGGAGACatcgcgggagatatcgcggaattttgtttgcaataaatacagcagaactttcattcttactcattaaaatgagcatgatgactgacgaaataaattcttatgatgtattttaaataaaccactgttgtcatacagttaacaggcctgcattgtagcacatagGGTAGAGTGGAGGAAAACACCCCTTGGGGTAAAACGCCCCCCCTCCTATATTTCTATGCACTATGTTGACAATGGTGATGTACAAGTACCCACCATAAAATGGATGCATGCTCTGTACttcaagaaaacaaaagaaaaatggaTTTTTAGGCAAGTGTTCTAATTTTCAGCAGTCACTAAAACAGAGTTGGCTATTGTCAATATATTGATCAAATACAGTAGCTTGTAATCAATTTATTGATTATATTTTATTGCTCCATAATATATTGTGTTTACTTTAGTTGTTTACTTTTGGTTTTGCTATTAATGTATGAGGGGCATTGCTTTGACTGGGTGGGGGCATTTTACCGCACCCTTGGGGGTCGTTTTACCCCACCGCAGGGGCAAAACGCCCCTTTtgctcaatttttttttttttttttgaaatactAATTAACTGTTAACTCTGGACAATTTTCATATTTGGTTTATAATTCATGACATTGTCCCTCAAAACTAAGATAGCAATTCTACACATATTTAGCTTTTTGTTTCACAGAAATATCACATATTCCTTAAGGGGGGCGTTTTCCCCCACTCTACcctaaattcaatatcaagtgtttcctctatatgtgtgtctatctatttggccaacagcagaaaataacagaatatccaaacgttttcagtaggctagcctaccattgttgaagaaatcacgtataagaaggtatcccttcaatttctgtttattttcgcatattccaacataaggaagcaccaTGAGACTCCCGTCAAAATCGCCATGATGGCCCTATCACGTcattgaactgacgtcatgagggcgtgttttagcttgtgcagctcgtggaaggcaactgcaagatctgtctgcaggctaagactcccgcgatattttaaggtcatgtgacatggtgtcacggtggtaagtcccagaatttctaaccagcaagcattgcgtccatcccagtatgcattgtgttcaacccagcatgcatcacatcaagtcagatctgcacagatctgcctcaagtcgaacacgcctattGTTACATGTTGTACGGGTGAGTGTAAGATgatttacgagacatctcgaaagcagcaTCAGTCCAATTTTCCCACAATTTTGTCGCATTCAAAATTCCAGCGTCTGCCCAAGAAGAGAATGGGTGCTGTAGTGTGACACAGTCAACAATCACGCCCACGAAAAGTCTAGTGTTAACAGTGAGGCTTAAAAACGACATGGCTGCCAACAGAGGAAACAACTCATGTTGGTAGAttgaaagatagatagatagatactttattgatccccaaggggaaattcaagtttttatttatttatttttggtggCAGCCAGACAGCGAAGGCAGAGACAGAGGAACATCATTTTTTCTCAGAAAGGAACACAAGAACAGAGAAATCAAGAAGAGGCACATTTATATTTGTCACGGCTTATCTGACTCACTGTATGGTCTCTTTCATCTCCTTGTCTGACCAGTAGGCCAATGTTTATCATTATTTTCCTGACTGAACTAATGTCAGTCTGTATCAACTGAGGAACCTCATTTAACTAACCAAGAGCATTTTAACTTCAATTATTTAATCTGTGGTATAATCTATAATCAAGTATAACCTGAAAGGATTATTAGGATGAGTGGGCCCAAGGTGTAGGCCTGGCAGCCTGTGATGATGAGTTTAGCTGGACCCAAGCTGTTTTAGTTGTGCCATCTGACATATGTGAATAAtcacgtgtttatgtgtgagggaAGCATCTCACCTGTGAGAGTAAAGGAAGTGCGGGAGTAGACAGTACCGTTGTTGTCCTGTAGGAGGCATAGGTACACACCCTGCTCAGCCACCACCAGCTGGTTAAGGATTATGTTTGAGTCAGGCGTCACCACCAGGACCTGAAACTCATCTCCAGGCGTCACCTATAAAACAACAGGAAACTGTTTACTGTAATGTTAGCAGAAGTCCATTtcaaaacaaaaggaagaagTTTATGATAAATCACAAAGTGCAAACTGTTTCTATTGTATATTCTCTGTGTTGTTTTCTTAGTTCTTGTGGTTGCTGGTGTGTTCACTTTAATGTCATGGTCTTCTAGAGATGATTTACAAATGCTTAGAAGAAAATCTGTTGACACTGTTAACACACATTTTATGATTATGGTTAATGATATGGGGTATGGATTGGGTTTGGTTTAAGGTGGTGAAATTGTAAAAGTAACTGTTCAACAATTTTAAAAGGCTGAACCTGAATTTCAACAAACCTGTATCAGTATGTTCTTATAGACGGACCATCCACGTAAAGTGTAACCTTATCAGTTGTGTGAGGACTCACGTTCTGTAGGCCGGGTCTCCAGGAGTAGTGGTAGTCCTTGTGCCCAGTGACCAGGCTGTGCCAGGACAGGAAACAGTCCAGCACCACCTCATCCCCCTCCTCAGCCTCCAAATGGTGGTCTAAGACACagagagccgtgtgtgtgtgtgtgtgtgtgtgtgtgtgtgtgtgtgtgtgtgtgtgtgtgtgtgtatgtgtgtgtatgtgtgtgtgtgtttgtgtatgtatgtgtgtgtgtgtatgtgtgtaggtgtatgtgtgtgtgtgtgtttgtgtatgtatgtgtgtgtgtgtgtgtgtgtgtgtgtgtgtgtgtgtgtgtgtgtgtgtgtgtgtgtgtgttaggggtggggtgggatgggttTTGTTTCTAtagctgcattatgtatttgtgtgtcttacCACCACAGTCTTTAGGAGGTGTGGCTGATGGGCAGGTACGTTGCTCATATTTGCATGAGTCACAGTTCATAACAATCTGATACAACAAACctgtatgaacacacacacacacacacacacacacagtaaaatatCACCTACAGAAATAAATTCAGCATCAGAGTTACATCACAGGATATATTACTGTAatctgtctgtatgtgcatgtgtgtgtgtgtgtgtgtgtgtgtgtgtgtgtgtgtgtgtgtgtgtgtgtgtgtgtgtgtgcatgcattcataTGGGCCTCtgtatgagtgtgcgtgtgtgtgcatgtgtgtgtgtgtgtgcgtgtgtgtgtgtgtgtgtgtgtgtgtgtgtgtgtgtgtgtgtgtatgcattcatATGGGcctctgtatgagtgtgtgtgtgtgtgcgtgcttgtgtgtgtgtgtgtgtgtgtgtgtgtgggtggagagaTCAGAGGAAAAGGATTACATCTCATCTTACCGCATTTGTTCGGACAGAGACCTGatggaacaaaaaaaagaaagagacagtgagagagagagagagagagagagagagagagagagagagagtcagtcagGCGTTCACATCCGTCACCAGTTCTCTTCGGATTCTCACTCATTATGATGCATGATGCATGGTGCACACTGTATAACGCTCCCTCATAATTCATGCATCCGCTATGGGAGGCCGCAGCTTACAACACTTATATCCTTTTCTATTATGATACACACCACAAGGCACTGAACGGTATGACTCAACCTTACACAGAGACATGATGAGGAACTGGAGCTAGAAGGAATCCAGTAAAACACTAACAAATATCAATAATGTataacggaaaaaaaaaaaacacagaaaccataaatatacaaaccataactctaaAAATTAAGCAATTAGGTGTAGGCCCAACAGATAAGTCTTTAGGGCCCTCTTCAAAGACCCAAAGCTATCGCAGGAATGCAGAACACTAGTATAGGCAACATTCCACCAACTACTtctacccctccctcctctttctctctcttacccttCTGAACGAAACTCTCCAAATGTTTCTCAAGAATCATCTTCCCTTTCGCCAAGATCGTCATCATCTCTGTATGAATGTTATCTTTGCATGGGGAAGTAAGAAATATTATTATATAAACCTaagagaaaatatatatattacatcACAGCATGTATGATATCGATGACTCATGTCATGAGTCATATTTGGCCTTGTCTCTGCGCACACAGTGTTGTCGAATTTAAACAAAGAGGTTGTTAGTCTGAGTATAGAGGCTATGATTTCTACAAATATATCAGTTCTTCAAGTATtttcggaactccccctattaccgccGCTCCCatatttccgccgtcttgcgtgtatgtgtcacttaatatccatttctatacaaaccaagacgatATGAGTTTTATTCAGTACAAACGAATGACAGCTTTAATCTCTGACACAAGTtactacacatgtgaatatgtatgtttttttgttttttttttgttgtttttttttacctcctACATTTATTTGCTATTGTAAGTAAGCCAGGACAGTAAAATATCACAAACTGCCCTCAACAACATCCAGTTTGTGTGGTCTCACCTCCTCGTTTGTCTTGCCAGTAGCGGTCAAACTCACTGTGGTACTCAGTGCGGGCTCGGTACAGTGTGGTGGGGTCTGAAAGGGAGGGATGTCACAGGTCAAAAGTCACGGGCACTCCCagatggacttttttttttttttgtcttacaGAAATAAACCAGATGTTATCTGGAGATGACTGCACTCTGATCTCCTGATCTCTTTGTCTTAAACCCCCCTTCAGGAGAAATAAGGAACACCAAAATTAGATCTAAGATCAGtatggtgtgagagagagaagacaaaaaaaagagaaagagacttgGGTTGAGAAAAGGCTATTTCTCAGAAGGTGAAATAAAACAATTCCAGAAAGTGGTCATAACCTTATATTGATGTTAAATTGAGCTCAATCATGTAAGGACTCCTAAGGACTCTTATTTTGAATTTCTCTTTCCTCTGGGCTGCTGTGAGAGGCTGTGCAGAATACTGACGAGGTAAACATCTAAAGCGGCTGAACTCAGTTAATGTGTCCCCAGGGTTCAAATAATGACTTTCCATGTTTTCAACAGTATGACAAAATACATACCAATGACCCCATGGTATTGCTTGCTGGCTTCTTGAAAAGTGACATAGCCATGGTCAATGATGTTTTGTAAGTCCTTCTGCTCTTGAATGGTGAGGTCTTTTTGGCTCACTAGGAAATCCTCATGGATATAGACCACCACTCGGTCACACTGCAGGCAAGTCTGCACCACAGGAGATGAATATAGCAGCAACAACAAGATGGGAGGACTGAATTTGAACATGCTGGTCTCAGAGcccagggaaaaaaaacaactggTGACAGGACACAGAATGTTATCTATAATCTGATGTCATAATGCAGCAGTTCTACTACAGTAAGTACATGGTTCCATATGGTACTATTGGACAGTGATGCTGTGCTCCTATTGGGCAGTGGGATCAGTGATGCTGTGCTCCTATTGGGCAGTGGGATCAGTGATGCTGTGCTCCTATTGGGCAGTGTGATCAGTGATGTGTTACTATTGGACAGTGATGCTGTGCTCCTATTtaagcactttggttcaactcagttgtttttaaatgtgctatagaaataaagttgacttgacttgactatagagtcccgaagtgtgacgtagcgtttccatgacggcagaatcactggatctaaacaaactttcgaagtggcttaaatagcattgaatgtagacatgtggcatcatttcaagctaataaattgttttaaatgtaggctatagccatttaaacgtgctttacctgctaggcagcagcttagacataacacggattccctgaCAGGTGTAATagtaagaaacaaaattccagtggacatttcacgtcttctcaaagactggcggctgttaagagggacgttttttgccaaaaaaaatagagccaaaacacgtccgtgaatttaaggattttaatcgcatgctgtgaagttacatgcaggtctcttttacggaggaaacccatgctataataaaactctgtagtcactaatttgattgtgttggtatgaatatatgttgtaatatttgattcctacagtgtaaaaaatatatactaacgtcttagaaacgttgtaaaatgattgaaatatattaagaaagccaccactatggtgatttctaatagtagattgatttgtttagatccagtgaaatcgctgccttgacaacgctacgtcatggcttcggtaccCTATAACTATCATAATCACTTGTGGCtttatatacaatatttatCACCTtaatttggctgtgtgtgtgtgtgtgtgtgtgtgtgtgtgtgaactcttatactttttttcttttcactttccctGGTAaattctaccccccccccacacactctctctatctctctatctatgtttatgtttattgtaTTTGGCAGACATCCTACAGGCCAGAGTGAGGGATTTGAATATAATTCTGGCTGCTATAGGAGACTAATGAAGAGTAACTAACAGAGGAATTACATGTGTCTTCTGTGGCTGCTTAAAAACCAGACAAGCTGCTGCATTCTGAATCatctgcaatataaatggtctCATTACACAGCAGGCAGACCAGCTAACAATCCATCTCAATAGTCCAGTTTTCCTAATATTGTATGGTATAAACCGACATGACTACAAGCTCAGATTACTACCgtctttgtatgtttttttttatctccttTGAAACACCCTCTTCTAAaccccctgctgtgtgtgtagtcatgcaCAATTGTCTGTCTAAGACACCAGCACTCTTCTGCCAAAcaaacaccccaccccctcaccagcaaacactcaaacaccaccacaaccacaacaTTATGACTAATGTGTGCTCATCCTAAAGAGTTATTTCGGCCAAAGCAGTCGCCGCCAGCGACGTCCCTGATAAAAGCACAGGTGCACGGCATGAGAGAATAGCCACCAGCCCACGGACGCGGCTGACTCATCTGGCTTTTTTTTAAAGACTGAGATCCATATTTGTCATCCTGCCGCCCCTATGCTGCCGCTCCTACGGGGGGTCACCGCCTGCGATTTGTCATCACTTGAGTTCCCTTCGTGCACTGTGGGGGCCagggggcaagagagagagagtgagagagagagagagggagagagagagagagagagagagagagagagagagagagagagagagagagagggaaggagggaggaagagacagagaggtggagATAGGGGTAGTGAGTaatttgtatatattttttaatgtattgtttgtttttatctttGCTTATGTTTGATTAGTTCTGTCTGTTTAAAATATATCAGAACAGATGTTTGTTGTCAGTTCAGACCAAACCAAAAAAGGTGACAGCTGGGATACAAGCACacaggtctgtgtgtatgtgtgtgtgtgtgtgtgtgtgtgtgtgtgaggtgtgtgtgtgcctgtgtgtgtgtgtgtgtcagagagagagagagagagagagagagagcactgtatgtgtgtactgtatgtgtgtgctatgtgATGAGCAATGTAAAAGTTGTaagatggcacacacacacacacacacacacacacacacacagagagacaggtaGGCAGAGACACGAGTGAGACACAGACGTGTTGTACGCCTCTGACTCTCCTTCTGTGCTTCCTGAGGAACAACCACTAGCCGTGTGACAAAGAACAAAGGCAGATGAAAAAGAACATGAGGGGGTTTAACGGTGAAGTCACTCTCGGAAACACTCTTCATTGTGACACACTGTACGTTGTGAGCATGTGCGAGGTGGCAGGGGTTCCTTCCGCTGTGGGCTGCCTACTCACCCAgttgcatgacatcattgaaaAGCACACCATAATCCAGATTTCACCCACCTAACCCCCAGCCCTTTCTGGCACCTGCCTACCTGACGTCTATCGGAAAGAagagaccccccactctaaggcGTGGGACCACCAGGGTGGAAAAAAATCCAATGACTGCTCGGTTAATCCTAAGTGTTGGCTTCATTTAGTTAAACAAGGTCATGTGCACAAAATGAAAATAACAGTCAATACTTGTTAAAGTGGTTCAATAGTCCTGAACCACTTTTATGGTACTGTAGACAGCATGAAGCATTTTCTCTCATGGCTATTCGTTTTGACAGTTATTGCTACATTGGTTTATACAGTACAAGGTAAAAATGGTGGAGAATGCCACCTTGTGGAGATCCTGTGATTAAAGTAATTCATGTGTGATGACTTCTGTCAACCATAAGTGTAGCTGAGTTATGAAATGCTTTTCATAATCACACTGCCCTCAGCTATCATCTTCACCAGAGTTATCAGTGGCCTTACAGTGCCATTCTGATAGCTGGGATCCTAGTGATGCGAtaagaaacacacacccatgcatatggagcaaatgtgtgtgtggtacagtatGGCGTGATGAGGATCCAAACCAAAGGACAAGcacagtcatttcctgtgtattagccgcattgtgtataaaccgcaggactgTCATATTAAATagcatattaactgcccccgtgtattaacgtCATAGCTggagaaattttgcaaaatcaatgtataaaccgcggctaatagttgggaaattacggtaactTAGGCAGTCTCATAATGAACTCAGGGACATCTGGATTGTTTCTCACTGTTGTTTGTGgagtcagtgtgtctgtgtttgatgATTCAATCTTTGAAATTGTGTGAGTGGTTTGGTATTAAAGCAGTGAGTGGGATGTTtatttctatgtcattagagaAAGTTCAGAATGAACACTCAGAGGTCTGGGGTGTGGAAAATATAAGTATTGTGTGTCAGGACATTTGGCAAACCTGTGTGATTTC includes the following:
- the LOC121715980 gene encoding izumo sperm-egg fusion protein 1 isoform X1; this encodes MFKFSPPILLLLLYSSPVVQTCLQCDRVVVYIHEDFLVSQKDLTIQEQKDLQNIIDHGYVTFQEASKQYHGVIDPTTLYRARTEYHSEFDRYWQDKRGDNIHTEMMTILAKGKMILEKHLESFVQKGLCPNKCGLLYQIVMNCDSCKYEQRTCPSATPPKDCGDHHLEAEEGDEVVLDCFLSWHSLVTGHKDYHYSWRPGLQNVTPGDEFQVLVVTPDSNIILNQLVVAEQGVYLCLLQDNNGTVYSRTSFTLTVSTLPLTTPRPIMTLPSVPKRRDGVMLYPDTLLIILGLLSALSLAASLTLLIALSRMMLRRQSHRKEKWRSGVEEEEEEEEERCEMMTPPEIALSERQIERR
- the LOC121715980 gene encoding izumo sperm-egg fusion protein 1 isoform X2; protein product: MFKFSPPILLLLLYSSPVVQTCLQCDRVVVYIHEDFLVSQKDLTIQEQKDLQNIIDHGYVTFQEASKQYHGVIDPTTLYRARTEYHSEFDRYWQDKRGDNIHTEMMTILAKGKMILEKHLESFVQKGLCPNKCGLLYQIVMNCDSCKYEQRTCPSATPPKDCGDHHLEAEEGDEVVLDCFLSWHSLVTGHKDYHYSWRPGLQNVTPGDEFQVLVVTPDSNIILNQLVVAEQGVYLCLLQDNNGTVYSRTSFTLTVSTLPLTTPRPIMTLPSVPKRRDGVMLYPDTLLIILGLLSALSLAASLTLLIALRSVRMLFPLKPISEMTKNLEPIMTTCLA